From Streptomyces sp. NBC_00370, a single genomic window includes:
- a CDS encoding PH domain-containing protein produces MSEAGEAEADVVGGLLDKPAAQDSAAPESAAPWRRLAPGTLLVTAAVMAGIALGAGVPTALGISNGLGPVRAVGWVLAATLLFVACGTGADYIRWRRTRYRIGAERAELHTGLLLVKRRSLARERIRSVDLTANPMLRVLGLVKVRIGTGEHSGESTLELDLVTRQEGERLRRELLDRAPGTPGAHREGVLAALDPRWIRYAPMSFLAPALGGAAAGGLLQISDWFGAQRQVVDWIAHRLADTPLGWAIVLLVGAAGLAGVVGTLGLWVEMWWNYRIEREPGGTLRVRRGLFTARSVSIEERRLRGVELVEPFGVRLLGAARLDAVATGLAHDDEDKHVDHKNLLPAAPRAVAQELAAQVLREPVSPTRSATLTPHPSAARGRRLRRALAAALAPVLILTVLGLLVTDVLLQVAAGLAVVALPTAVLLALDAARNLGHGISGGYLVARSGTLRRSTVALQRAGVIGWTVRQSVFQRRAGLLTLTATTAAGDGAYHVRDAAQAEGLAFAEEAVPSLLTPFLDRGPA; encoded by the coding sequence ATGAGCGAGGCGGGGGAGGCCGAGGCCGACGTAGTCGGCGGTCTCCTGGACAAGCCCGCCGCTCAGGATTCCGCGGCGCCGGAGTCCGCAGCGCCCTGGCGGCGGCTCGCCCCCGGCACCCTCCTCGTCACCGCGGCCGTCATGGCGGGCATCGCGCTGGGCGCGGGAGTGCCGACCGCGCTCGGGATATCCAACGGCCTCGGGCCCGTACGCGCCGTCGGCTGGGTGCTGGCGGCGACGCTGCTCTTCGTCGCCTGCGGCACCGGAGCCGACTACATACGCTGGCGCCGCACCCGCTACCGCATCGGCGCCGAACGCGCCGAACTCCACACCGGACTGCTGCTGGTGAAGCGCCGCTCCCTGGCGCGCGAACGGATCCGCAGCGTCGACCTGACCGCCAACCCGATGCTGCGCGTCCTCGGTCTGGTGAAGGTGCGGATAGGGACGGGGGAGCACTCCGGCGAGTCCACACTGGAACTCGACCTGGTCACCCGCCAGGAGGGCGAACGGCTGCGCAGGGAACTGCTCGACCGCGCGCCGGGGACGCCCGGCGCACACCGCGAGGGCGTACTCGCCGCGCTCGACCCCCGCTGGATCCGGTACGCCCCGATGTCGTTCCTCGCCCCCGCCCTCGGCGGCGCGGCGGCCGGCGGACTGCTGCAGATCAGCGACTGGTTCGGGGCCCAGCGGCAGGTCGTCGACTGGATAGCGCACCGGCTCGCCGACACCCCGCTCGGCTGGGCCATCGTGCTGCTGGTGGGCGCGGCCGGGCTCGCCGGGGTCGTCGGGACGCTCGGCCTGTGGGTCGAGATGTGGTGGAACTACCGCATCGAGCGCGAACCCGGTGGCACGCTCCGGGTCAGACGCGGTCTGTTCACCGCGCGCTCCGTCTCCATCGAGGAGCGCCGGCTGCGCGGGGTGGAACTGGTCGAGCCCTTCGGCGTACGGCTGCTCGGCGCCGCCCGGCTCGACGCGGTCGCCACCGGGCTCGCCCACGACGACGAGGACAAGCACGTCGACCACAAGAACCTGCTGCCGGCCGCGCCCCGCGCGGTCGCCCAGGAACTGGCGGCGCAGGTGCTGCGGGAGCCGGTGTCGCCCACCCGGAGCGCCACCCTCACCCCGCACCCGTCGGCCGCCCGTGGCCGCCGGCTGCGCCGCGCGCTGGCCGCCGCCCTGGCGCCGGTGCTGATCCTCACGGTCCTCGGCCTGCTCGTCACGGACGTCCTGCTGCAGGTCGCGGCGGGCCTGGCCGTGGTCGCCCTGCCCACGGCGGTGCTGCTCGCCCTCGACGCGGCCCGGAACCTCGGCCACGGCATCAGCGGCGGCTATCTGGTCGCCCGCTCCGGCACCCTGCGCCGCTCGACGGTCGCCCTCCAGCGTGCGGGCGTCATCGGCTGGACGGTCCGCCAGTCCGTCTTCCAGCGCCGCGCGGGGCTGCTCACCCTGACGGCGACCACAGCGGCGGGCGACGGCGCCTACCACGTACGGGACGCGGCCCAGGCCGAAGGCCTCGCCTTCGCCGAGGAGGCCGTACCGTCCCTGCTGACCCCGTTCCTGGACCGCGGCCCCGCCTGA
- the secG gene encoding preprotein translocase subunit SecG: MVMGFQIALIVFSLLLMLLVLMHKGKGGGLSDMFGGGMQSSVGGSSVAERNLDRITVVVGLLWFASIVALGLLIKLDS, encoded by the coding sequence GTGGTTATGGGGTTCCAGATCGCCCTGATCGTCTTCAGCCTGCTGCTCATGCTGCTGGTGCTGATGCACAAGGGAAAGGGCGGCGGCCTCTCCGACATGTTCGGTGGCGGAATGCAGTCGTCCGTCGGTGGTTCCTCGGTTGCCGAGCGTAACCTCGACCGCATCACCGTAGTTGTGGGTCTGCTGTGGTTCGCGAGCATTGTCGCGCTTGGTCTGCTGATCAAGCTCGACAGCTGA
- a CDS encoding PH domain-containing protein: protein MGPGAVEEGLRLRAPKNTPAPRAVGWWRAQWLLRTVFPVALLVVLAVLITPARTWLLVPAAVLAVLGAGCAVVVPLWRFRVHRWEVTDEAVYVRTGVFRQEWRIAPMSRIQTVDTVRGPLEQLFRLSTVIVTTASSKGAVHIAGLDHGTASSLAEQLTHITQATPGDAT from the coding sequence ATGGGACCGGGGGCGGTGGAGGAGGGGCTGCGGCTGCGGGCGCCGAAGAACACACCGGCGCCGCGCGCCGTCGGCTGGTGGCGCGCGCAGTGGCTGCTGCGGACCGTGTTCCCTGTCGCGCTCCTCGTGGTCCTGGCGGTGCTCATCACGCCCGCCAGGACCTGGCTCCTGGTCCCCGCCGCCGTCCTCGCCGTGCTCGGCGCCGGCTGCGCCGTCGTCGTACCGCTCTGGCGCTTCCGGGTGCACCGGTGGGAGGTGACGGACGAGGCGGTCTACGTCCGCACCGGGGTCTTCCGGCAGGAGTGGCGGATCGCGCCGATGTCCAGGATCCAGACCGTGGACACCGTGCGCGGCCCGCTGGAGCAGCTGTTCCGGCTCTCCACGGTCATCGTCACCACCGCCTCGTCCAAGGGCGCCGTGCACATCGCCGGGCTCGACCACGGGACGGCGTCGTCGCTCGCCGAGCAACTGACCCACATCACCCAGGCAACGCCCGGGGACGCCACATGA
- the opcA gene encoding glucose-6-phosphate dehydrogenase assembly protein OpcA: protein MKIDLTDTTSSKINKALVQGRRSVGAPAVGMVLTLVIVTDEENAYDALKAASDASREHPSRILVVVKRPSRSPRDRANARLDAEVRVGADAGTGETVVLRLYGEVIDHAQSVVLPLLLPDAPVVVWWPVNSPANPAKDPLGKLAQRRVTDTYAAQHPVQELAARQAVYTPGDTDLAWSRITPWRSMLAAALDQVDCEVTAVEVEGEEFNPSCELLGMWLADRLHVAVKRSVSSGPGLTAVRMETTCGPIVLDRADGSLATLSIEGQPDRAVALKRRETSELIAEELRRLDPDETYASALKLGVERLDDGSSSAAGDKAAPAAAAKKAPAKKAASK from the coding sequence ATGAAGATCGACCTTACGGACACCACGTCCAGCAAGATCAACAAGGCGCTGGTACAGGGCCGCCGTTCGGTGGGCGCGCCCGCCGTCGGCATGGTCCTCACCCTGGTCATCGTCACCGACGAGGAGAACGCGTACGACGCGCTCAAGGCGGCGAGTGACGCCTCCAGGGAGCACCCGTCGCGGATCCTGGTCGTCGTCAAGCGCCCCTCGCGCTCGCCGCGCGACCGGGCCAACGCGCGCCTCGACGCCGAGGTACGGGTCGGCGCGGACGCGGGCACCGGCGAGACGGTGGTGCTGCGGCTGTACGGCGAGGTCATCGACCACGCCCAGTCCGTGGTGCTGCCACTGCTGCTGCCCGACGCGCCCGTCGTCGTCTGGTGGCCGGTCAACTCGCCGGCCAACCCGGCGAAGGACCCGCTGGGCAAGCTGGCCCAGCGGCGCGTGACGGACACGTACGCCGCCCAGCACCCCGTGCAGGAGCTGGCGGCCCGGCAGGCGGTGTACACCCCGGGCGACACGGACCTGGCCTGGAGCCGGATCACCCCGTGGCGCTCGATGCTCGCCGCCGCGCTCGACCAGGTCGACTGCGAGGTCACCGCGGTCGAGGTCGAGGGCGAGGAGTTCAACCCGAGCTGCGAGCTGCTCGGCATGTGGCTCGCCGACCGGCTGCATGTGGCGGTCAAGCGCTCCGTCTCCAGCGGTCCCGGCCTCACCGCCGTCCGGATGGAGACGACCTGCGGTCCGATCGTGCTCGACCGGGCCGACGGCTCGCTGGCGACGCTCTCCATCGAGGGCCAGCCGGACCGCGCCGTGGCGCTGAAGCGCCGGGAGACCTCGGAGCTGATCGCCGAGGAGCTGCGCAGGCTCGACCCGGACGAGACGTACGCGTCGGCGCTGAAGCTCGGCGTCGAGCGGCTCGACGACGGCTCGTCGTCGGCGGCCGGTGACAAGGCCGCTCCGGCGGCGGCAGCGAAGAAGGCTCCGGCCAAGAAGGCGGCGTCGAAGTGA
- the zwf gene encoding glucose-6-phosphate dehydrogenase, which yields MTATHGVNPLRDAQDRRLPRIAGPSGLVIFGVTGDLSRKKLMPAIYDLANRGLLPPGFSLIGFARREWQDEDFAQEVHDAVKEHARTPFREEVWQQLIQGMRFVQGDFDDDEAFENLKATIEDLDKKQGTGGNFAFYLSVPPKFFPKVVQQLKKHGLADQKEGSWRRAVIEKPFGHDLASAKELNKVVHEVFPSNEVFRIDHYLGKETVQNILALRFANTLFEPIWNRSYVDHVQITMAEDIGIGGRAGYYDGIGAARDVIQNHLLQLLALTAMEEPASFDADALAAEKTKVLGAVRLPQDLGADTVRGQYAAGWQGGERAVGYLQEDGIDPKSKTDTYAAVKVGIDNRRWAGVPFYLRTGKRLGRRVTEIAVVFQRAPHSPFDHTATEELGQNALVIRVQPDEGVTMRFGSKVPGTSMEVRDVSMDFAYGESFTESSPEAYERLILDVLLGDSNLFPRTEEVELSWTILDPVEQFWDKHGKPAQYESGTWGPVEADEMLARDGRSWRRP from the coding sequence TTGACCGCAACCCACGGAGTGAATCCGCTCCGTGACGCTCAGGACCGACGGCTCCCGCGTATCGCGGGGCCGTCGGGCCTGGTCATCTTCGGCGTCACGGGCGATTTGTCCCGCAAAAAGCTGATGCCCGCCATCTATGACCTGGCCAACCGCGGCCTGCTGCCGCCGGGCTTCTCGCTCATCGGCTTCGCGCGCCGCGAGTGGCAGGACGAGGACTTCGCGCAAGAGGTCCACGACGCCGTCAAGGAGCACGCGCGCACGCCGTTCCGCGAGGAGGTCTGGCAGCAGCTCATCCAGGGGATGCGCTTCGTCCAGGGCGACTTCGACGACGACGAGGCGTTCGAGAACCTGAAGGCGACGATCGAGGACCTCGACAAGAAGCAGGGCACCGGAGGCAACTTCGCCTTCTACCTGTCCGTGCCGCCGAAGTTCTTCCCGAAGGTCGTCCAGCAGCTCAAGAAGCACGGGCTCGCCGACCAGAAGGAAGGCTCCTGGCGCCGCGCGGTCATCGAGAAGCCGTTCGGCCACGACCTGGCGTCCGCCAAGGAGCTGAACAAGGTCGTCCACGAGGTCTTCCCGTCCAACGAGGTCTTCAGGATCGACCACTACCTGGGCAAGGAGACCGTCCAGAACATCCTGGCGCTGCGGTTCGCCAACACCCTCTTCGAGCCGATCTGGAACCGGTCGTACGTGGACCACGTCCAGATCACCATGGCCGAGGACATCGGCATCGGCGGCCGGGCCGGGTACTACGACGGCATCGGCGCCGCCCGTGACGTCATCCAGAACCACCTGCTCCAGCTGCTCGCGCTGACCGCCATGGAGGAGCCCGCCTCCTTCGACGCGGACGCGCTCGCGGCCGAGAAGACCAAGGTGCTGGGCGCCGTACGGCTGCCGCAGGACCTGGGCGCCGACACGGTGCGCGGGCAGTACGCCGCCGGATGGCAGGGCGGCGAGCGTGCCGTCGGCTATCTGCAGGAGGACGGTATCGACCCCAAGTCGAAGACCGACACCTACGCCGCGGTCAAGGTCGGGATCGACAACCGCCGCTGGGCGGGCGTCCCCTTCTACCTCCGTACCGGCAAGCGCCTCGGCCGCCGCGTCACCGAGATCGCGGTCGTCTTCCAGCGCGCGCCGCACTCCCCCTTCGACCACACGGCCACCGAGGAGCTGGGGCAGAACGCCCTGGTGATCCGGGTCCAGCCGGACGAGGGTGTGACGATGCGGTTCGGCTCCAAGGTGCCCGGCACCTCGATGGAGGTGCGGGACGTGTCGATGGACTTCGCCTACGGCGAGTCCTTCACCGAGTCGAGCCCCGAGGCGTACGAGCGGCTCATCCTCGATGTGCTGCTCGGCGACTCGAACCTCTTCCCGCGCACGGAAGAGGTGGAGCTGTCCTGGACGATCCTCGACCCGGTCGAGCAGTTCTGGGACAAGCACGGCAAGCCCGCGCAGTACGAGTCCGGGACCTGGGGTCCTGTCGAGGCGGACGAAATGCTCGCACGAGACGGACGGAGCTGGCGTCGGCCATGA
- a CDS encoding phosphoglycerate kinase: protein MKTIDELLTEGVTGKRVFVRADLNVPLEGDTITDDGRIRAVQPTVARLADAGARVIVASHLGRPKGAPDPAFSLAPAAKRLGELLGKDVAFATDTVGDSAKSVVASLTDGQVAVIENLRFNPGETAKDDAERGAFADQLAELADVYVGDGFGAVHRKHASVFDLPARLPHAAGGLIATEVGVLKKLTDDVKRPYAVVLGGAKVSDKLGVIDHLLEKADRILIGGGMAFTFLKAQGHEVGSSLLQEDQIPAVQGYLKRAEERGVEFVLPVDFLVAPEFPDLKAKAPTHPETVRADAMPEGKMGLDNGPETCALYASKLADAQTVFWNGPMGVFEHPDYAEGTRAVAQALIDSSAFTVVGGGDSAAAVRILGFDENAFGHISTGGGASLEYLEGKTLPGLAALED, encoded by the coding sequence ATGAAGACGATCGACGAACTTCTGACCGAAGGGGTCACCGGCAAGCGCGTTTTCGTCCGCGCCGACCTCAACGTGCCGCTCGAAGGCGACACCATCACCGACGACGGCCGGATCCGCGCCGTACAGCCGACGGTCGCCCGCCTCGCCGACGCCGGCGCGCGCGTGATCGTCGCCTCCCACCTCGGCCGTCCCAAGGGCGCGCCCGACCCCGCCTTCTCGCTGGCCCCCGCGGCCAAGCGTCTCGGTGAACTCCTCGGCAAGGACGTGGCGTTCGCGACCGACACGGTCGGCGATTCCGCCAAGTCCGTCGTCGCGAGCCTCACCGACGGCCAGGTCGCCGTCATCGAGAACCTCCGCTTCAACCCCGGCGAGACCGCGAAGGACGACGCCGAGCGCGGCGCCTTCGCCGACCAGCTCGCCGAGCTGGCCGACGTGTACGTGGGCGACGGCTTCGGTGCCGTGCACCGCAAGCACGCCTCGGTCTTCGACCTGCCGGCCCGGCTGCCGCACGCGGCGGGCGGGCTCATCGCCACCGAGGTCGGTGTCCTGAAGAAGCTCACCGATGACGTCAAGCGGCCGTACGCCGTCGTGCTCGGCGGCGCCAAGGTCTCCGACAAGCTCGGTGTCATCGACCATCTGCTGGAGAAGGCCGACCGCATCCTCATCGGCGGCGGCATGGCCTTCACCTTCCTGAAGGCGCAGGGCCACGAGGTCGGCTCCTCGCTCCTCCAGGAGGACCAGATCCCGGCAGTCCAGGGCTATCTCAAGCGCGCCGAGGAGCGCGGTGTGGAGTTCGTGCTCCCCGTCGACTTCCTCGTGGCGCCCGAGTTCCCCGACCTGAAGGCCAAGGCGCCGACCCACCCCGAGACGGTACGGGCCGACGCCATGCCCGAGGGCAAGATGGGCCTGGACAACGGCCCGGAGACCTGCGCGCTGTACGCGTCGAAGCTCGCCGACGCGCAGACCGTGTTCTGGAACGGCCCGATGGGCGTCTTCGAGCACCCCGACTACGCCGAGGGCACCCGGGCCGTCGCCCAGGCGCTCATCGACTCGTCCGCCTTCACGGTGGTCGGCGGCGGCGACTCCGCGGCCGCCGTACGCATCCTGGGCTTCGACGAGAACGCATTCGGCCATATTTCGACCGGCGGCGGTGCCAGCCTCGAATACCTCGAAGGCAAGACGCTGCCCGGCCTCGCCGCACTGGAGGACTGA
- the pgl gene encoding 6-phosphogluconolactonase gives MSVPQLVVHRDKELMAQATAARLITKIVDAQASRGHASIVLTGGRNGNGLLAALSSAPARDAVDWSRLDLWWGDERFLPDGDPERNVTQARAALLDSVPLDPARVHAMAASDGPYGSDVEAAAAAYATELAAAARPEDHAQVPSFDVLMLGVGPDTHVASLFPELPGVRETERTVVAVQGAPKPPPLRISFTLPAIRAAHEVWLLAAGEDKAEAAEIALSGAGEIQAPAAGAYGRSRTLWLLDEAAASKLPRDLYPAASA, from the coding sequence GTGAGCGTGCCCCAGCTGGTCGTGCACCGCGACAAGGAACTGATGGCGCAGGCCACGGCGGCCCGGCTGATCACGAAGATCGTGGACGCCCAGGCCTCCCGTGGCCACGCCTCGATCGTCCTCACGGGCGGGCGCAACGGCAACGGCCTGCTGGCCGCGCTGTCGTCGGCGCCCGCCCGGGACGCGGTCGACTGGTCGCGGCTCGACCTGTGGTGGGGCGACGAGCGCTTCCTGCCGGACGGCGATCCGGAGCGCAATGTGACACAGGCCCGTGCGGCGCTGCTCGACTCGGTTCCGCTGGACCCCGCGCGGGTGCACGCGATGGCCGCGTCGGACGGTCCGTACGGCAGCGACGTGGAGGCGGCGGCAGCGGCGTACGCGACCGAACTCGCCGCGGCCGCACGGCCCGAGGACCACGCGCAGGTGCCGAGCTTCGACGTGCTGATGCTGGGCGTCGGACCCGACACGCATGTCGCCTCGCTCTTCCCGGAGCTGCCGGGCGTACGGGAGACGGAGCGGACGGTCGTCGCCGTCCAGGGCGCGCCCAAGCCGCCACCGCTGCGCATCTCGTTCACGCTCCCGGCGATCCGGGCAGCGCACGAGGTGTGGCTGCTCGCCGCGGGCGAGGACAAGGCGGAGGCGGCGGAGATCGCGCTGTCCGGCGCGGGCGAGATCCAGGCGCCGGCGGCGGGCGCGTACGGTCGCAGCCGCACGCTGTGGCTGCTGGACGAGGCGGCGGCGTCGAAGCTGCCGCGCGACCTGTATCCGGCGGCTTCCGCCTGA
- the gap gene encoding type I glyceraldehyde-3-phosphate dehydrogenase encodes MTIRVGINGFGRIGRNYFRALLEQGADIEIVAVNDLGDTATTAHLLKYDTILGRLKAEVTHTADTITVDGKTIKVLSERDPANIPWGELGVDIVIESTGIFTKKADAQKHITGGAKKVLISAPATDEDITIVLGVNEDKYDAATDNIISNASCTTNCVAPMAKVLLENFGIVSGLMTTVHAYTSDQRLQDFPHKDLRRARAAAENIIPASTGAAKALGLVIPELAGKLNGMAMRVPVPTGSITDLVVETERVVTKEEVNAAFKKASEGELKAYLDYTEDPIVSSDIVNWPASCTFDSSLTMVQGKSVKVLGWYDNEWGYSNRLVDLTVFVGARL; translated from the coding sequence GTGACGATCCGCGTAGGCATCAACGGCTTTGGCCGCATCGGGCGTAATTACTTCCGCGCGCTGCTGGAGCAGGGTGCGGACATCGAGATCGTGGCTGTCAACGACCTGGGTGACACCGCGACCACAGCCCACTTGCTGAAGTACGACACCATCCTGGGCCGCCTCAAGGCAGAGGTGACGCACACCGCCGACACGATCACGGTCGACGGCAAGACCATCAAGGTGCTCTCCGAGCGCGACCCCGCCAACATCCCGTGGGGCGAGCTCGGCGTCGACATCGTCATCGAGTCGACCGGCATCTTCACCAAGAAGGCCGACGCCCAGAAGCACATCACGGGCGGCGCGAAGAAGGTCCTCATCTCGGCTCCGGCCACCGACGAGGACATCACGATCGTCCTGGGCGTCAACGAGGACAAGTACGACGCCGCCACGGACAACATCATCTCCAACGCCTCGTGCACGACGAACTGTGTCGCGCCGATGGCCAAGGTTCTCCTGGAGAACTTCGGCATCGTGTCGGGCCTGATGACCACGGTCCACGCCTACACCAGCGACCAGCGTCTGCAGGACTTCCCGCACAAGGACCTCCGCAGGGCGCGCGCCGCCGCCGAGAACATCATCCCGGCGAGCACCGGCGCGGCCAAGGCCCTCGGCCTGGTCATCCCGGAGCTGGCGGGCAAGCTCAACGGCATGGCGATGCGCGTTCCGGTCCCCACGGGCTCCATCACCGACCTGGTCGTCGAGACGGAGCGGGTGGTGACCAAGGAAGAGGTCAACGCCGCGTTCAAGAAGGCCTCCGAGGGCGAGCTGAAGGCGTACCTGGACTACACCGAGGACCCGATCGTCTCCTCGGACATCGTCAACTGGCCGGCCTCCTGCACCTTCGACTCCTCCCTGACCATGGTCCAGGGCAAGAGCGTCAAGGTTCTCGGCTGGTACGACAACGAGTGGGGCTACTCCAACCGCCTCGTCGACCTGACGGTCTTCGTCGGCGCCCGGCTCTGA
- the pgi gene encoding glucose-6-phosphate isomerase, whose protein sequence is MNAESRTRLNRLPEWSALGKHREQLADTHLRELFAGDPARGTGYTLQVGDLHLDYSKHLVTDETLALLRELAAATKVTELRDAMFRGDKINTTEDRAVLHTALRAPRDAVVEVDGENVIPAVHAVLDKMASFADRIRSGEWRGHTGLPIKNVVNIGIGGSDLGPAMAYEALKSFTDRDITVRFVSNVDGADLHEAVRDLNAAETLFVIASKTFTTVETITNATSARNWLLTELTADQDAVAKHFVALSTNGVKVSDFGIDTANMFEFWDWVGGRYSYDSAIGLSLMIAIGPGRFREMLDGFHLVDEHFRTAPPEANAPLLLGLLGVWYGSFFDAQSHAVLPYSHYLSKFTAYLQQLDMESNGKSVDRDGNPVDWQTGPVVWGTPGTNGQHAYYQLIHQGTKIIPADFIGFARPVDDLRSGLVPQHDLLMANFFAQTQALAFGKTPEEVRAEGVPEELVPHKTFRGNHPTTTILADTLTPSVLGQLIALYEHKVFVQGAVWNIDSFDQWGVELGKVLAKEIEPVLTGDKAGDGLDSSTAALVATYRTLRGR, encoded by the coding sequence ATGAACGCAGAAAGCCGTACCAGGCTCAACCGGCTGCCCGAGTGGAGCGCTCTGGGCAAGCATCGTGAGCAGCTGGCCGACACGCATCTGCGGGAGCTGTTCGCCGGCGACCCGGCGCGCGGCACCGGTTACACGCTCCAGGTGGGCGATCTCCATCTGGACTACTCCAAGCATCTGGTGACCGACGAGACCCTGGCGCTGCTGCGCGAGCTGGCCGCCGCCACCAAGGTCACCGAGCTGCGGGACGCGATGTTCCGCGGCGACAAGATCAACACCACCGAGGACCGCGCGGTGCTGCACACGGCGCTGCGCGCCCCGCGCGACGCCGTCGTGGAGGTGGACGGGGAGAACGTGATCCCCGCCGTGCACGCCGTCCTCGACAAGATGGCCTCCTTCGCCGACCGGATCAGGTCCGGCGAGTGGCGCGGCCACACGGGCCTGCCCATCAAGAACGTGGTGAACATCGGCATCGGCGGCTCCGACCTCGGACCCGCGATGGCGTACGAGGCGCTGAAGTCGTTCACCGACCGCGACATCACCGTACGGTTCGTCTCCAACGTGGACGGCGCGGATCTGCACGAGGCGGTCCGGGACCTGAACGCGGCCGAGACGCTGTTCGTCATCGCCTCCAAGACCTTCACCACCGTCGAGACCATCACCAACGCCACCTCGGCGCGCAACTGGCTGCTGACCGAGCTGACGGCCGATCAGGACGCCGTCGCCAAGCACTTCGTGGCGCTGTCCACCAACGGTGTGAAGGTCTCCGACTTCGGCATCGACACGGCCAACATGTTCGAGTTCTGGGACTGGGTCGGCGGCCGTTACTCGTACGACTCCGCCATCGGCCTCTCGCTGATGATCGCGATCGGCCCCGGCCGTTTCCGCGAGATGCTGGACGGCTTCCATCTCGTCGACGAGCACTTCCGCACCGCGCCACCCGAGGCCAACGCACCTTTGCTGCTGGGCCTGTTGGGCGTCTGGTACGGCTCGTTCTTCGACGCGCAGTCGCACGCCGTGCTGCCGTACAGCCACTACCTGTCGAAGTTCACCGCCTACCTCCAGCAGTTGGACATGGAGTCCAACGGCAAGTCGGTGGACCGCGACGGCAACCCCGTCGACTGGCAGACGGGGCCCGTGGTCTGGGGCACGCCCGGCACCAACGGGCAGCACGCGTACTACCAGTTGATCCATCAGGGCACGAAGATCATCCCCGCCGACTTCATCGGCTTCGCCCGGCCGGTCGACGACCTGCGCAGCGGTCTCGTCCCGCAGCACGACCTGCTGATGGCCAACTTCTTCGCCCAGACACAGGCGTTGGCCTTCGGCAAGACCCCCGAAGAGGTACGGGCCGAGGGTGTGCCCGAGGAGCTGGTGCCGCACAAGACGTTCCGCGGCAACCACCCGACGACCACCATCCTCGCCGACACACTGACCCCCTCGGTGCTGGGTCAGCTCATCGCGCTCTACGAGCACAAGGTGTTCGTCCAGGGCGCCGTGTGGAACATCGACTCGTTCGACCAGTGGGGTGTGGAGCTCGGCAAGGTACTCGCCAAGGAGATCGAGCCGGTCCTCACCGGGGACAAGGCGGGCGACGGGCTCGACAGCTCAACGGCGGCGCTCGTCGCCACGTACCGCACCCTGCGCGGTCGCTGA
- a CDS encoding RNA polymerase-binding protein RbpA yields MASGNAIRGSRVGAGPMGEAERGESAPRLRISFWCSNGHETVPSFASDAQVPETWDCPRCGFPAGQDRDNPPDPPRTEPYKTHLAYVRERRSDADGEAILAEALAKLRGEI; encoded by the coding sequence GTGGCAAGTGGCAACGCGATCCGGGGAAGCCGGGTCGGAGCGGGGCCGATGGGTGAGGCCGAGCGTGGCGAGTCCGCGCCCCGTCTGCGCATCTCCTTCTGGTGCTCCAACGGGCACGAGACGGTGCCGAGCTTCGCCAGTGACGCACAGGTTCCGGAGACGTGGGACTGCCCGCGCTGCGGCTTCCCGGCAGGTCAGGACCGGGACAACCCGCCGGACCCGCCGCGCACCGAGCCGTACAAGACCCACCTCGCCTATGTGCGCGAGCGCCGTAGCGACGCCGACGGTGAGGCGATCCTCGCCGAGGCCCTCGCCAAGCTGCGCGGCGAGATCTGA
- the tpiA gene encoding triose-phosphate isomerase translates to MTASADSAEKNAGRTPLMAGNWKMNLNHLEAIAHVQKLSFGLADKDYEAVEVAVLAPFTDLRSVQTLVDGDKLKIKYGAQDISAHDSGAYTGEISGPMLAKLKCTYVAVGHSERRQYHAESDELCNAKVKAAYKHGLTPILCVGEGLDIRKAGQQVEYTLAQLDGGLKDVTAEQAETIVIAYEPVWAIGTGEVATPEDAQEVCGAIRGRLAELYSQELADKVRIQYGGSVKSGNVAAIMKQPDVDGALVGGAALDAEEFVKIVRFRDQ, encoded by the coding sequence ATGACCGCTTCCGCTGATTCAGCAGAGAAGAACGCCGGCCGCACCCCGCTGATGGCCGGCAACTGGAAGATGAACCTCAACCACCTTGAGGCCATCGCCCACGTCCAGAAGCTGTCGTTCGGCCTCGCCGACAAGGACTACGAAGCCGTCGAGGTCGCCGTCCTGGCGCCCTTCACCGACCTGCGCTCCGTGCAGACCCTGGTCGACGGGGACAAGCTCAAGATCAAGTACGGCGCCCAGGACATCTCGGCGCACGACTCGGGCGCCTACACCGGCGAGATCTCGGGCCCGATGCTGGCCAAGCTCAAGTGCACCTACGTGGCCGTCGGTCACTCCGAGCGACGCCAGTACCACGCCGAGTCGGACGAGCTGTGCAACGCCAAGGTGAAGGCGGCGTACAAGCACGGACTGACCCCGATCCTCTGCGTCGGCGAGGGCCTGGACATCCGCAAGGCGGGCCAGCAGGTCGAGTACACGCTCGCCCAGCTCGACGGCGGCCTCAAGGACGTCACGGCCGAGCAGGCCGAGACCATCGTGATCGCCTACGAGCCGGTGTGGGCCATCGGCACCGGCGAGGTCGCGACCCCCGAGGACGCGCAGGAGGTCTGCGGGGCGATCCGCGGCAGGCTCGCCGAGCTGTACTCGCAGGAGCTGGCCGACAAGGTCCGGATCCAGTACGGCGGCTCGGTCAAGTCCGGCAATGTCGCCGCGATCATGAAGCAGCCCGATGTGGACGGCGCCCTCGTGGGCGGCGCGGCGCTCGACGCCGAGGAGTTCGTCAAGATCGTACGCTTCCGCGACCAGTGA